The stretch of DNA TAAAGAAAATTGTTTAATAATACCTGAATGGGACGCATCGGTAAAAATGGCAAAAATAGACTTGCTCCCGTCATACTTATCATATTACCAAAATTGGAACTTGAACCCATTTTAATGTATTTAACAATATTACCGAATGTTTTTCTACCCTCGATAATACCATCTCTTAAAACCATTAAACTTTTTTTAAGTAAAATAATATCTGCCGATTCTTTTGCAATATCAACTGCATTGTTTACTGAAATCCCAATATCTGAGGCCTTTAATGCCAATGCATCGTTTATTCCGTCTCCCAGGTAGCCAACAATATGTTTATTTGCATGAAGCGCACGAATTATCCTTTCTTTTTGAATCGGAGAGAGCCGAGCAAATATATTGTTCTTTTCTACTAAATCTTTAAGTTCATCATCAGTTATTTTTTCAACTTGTTCCCCGGTTAATAATCCCATAACATCTAATCCAACCTCACTACAAATTTTCTTTGTAACTAATTCATTATCTCCAGTTAAAACTTTAAATTCAATACCCATCTTCTTAAGTGCCGCAATAGTTCTCTTTGCCGTAGGTCTTGGTGGGTCAAGAAATGCAACATATCCTTTTAGAATCAATTCCTTTTCGTCAGCTTTAGAATATAATGATTGTTTATTTATTATGTTTTTATAGGCAATAGCAAGGACTCTAAATCCTTGAGCGCTCAAACTATCATATTCCTCTTTTAAGTCTGCTAATATCCAATCGCCAATATCTAATATTACGCCTTCCAATTCATATTTAGTACATCGCTTAAAAATTTCTTCAGGCGCGCCTTTAGCAATGAGCATATGTTGACCATTGACTTCAACTACAACTGACATTAATTTTCGTGAAAAGTCAAATGGTATTTCATCAACCTTTTTGTATTCTTTTACTAACAATTTTTCATGTCGTAAAATTGCTTGGTCTAATAAATTTTTTAAACCGGTTTGATAGAAACTATTAATGTAAGCATATCTAAGAACATCTTCATTTTCTCGCCGAGCAACATCACAGTGATGTTCTAAGATGATACGGTCTAAAGTAAGTGTCCCAGTTTTATCTGTACAGATTACATCCATTGCACCTAAATTCTGAATCGAATTGAGCCGTTTCACAATTACTTGTTTTTTAGCCATTGCGATTGCACCTTTGGAAAGATTGATTGCGACAATCATTGGTAACATTTGTGGGGTTAAGCCAACTGCTACTGCTAACGAGAAAAGTAAGGCTTCAATCATATTATGTTTAAATATGGTATTGATAAGAAATATAACTGCAATTAATATCAGCATCGAACGAATCATTAATATTGTAAATTGATGAATTCCTTTTTCGAAACTTGTTTGTATCCGTATCGTCGTTAATTTCTGTGATAATTCGCCGAATTGAGTTGCAATACCAGTTTTAATCACAATTCCGACTCCGCTACCACTGACAACACTTGAACCCATAAATGCAATATTAGTAAGTTCGGAGATCGAATGGTTTGCTGGTAGAATTGGTTCGCCAATTTTTTCAACTGGAAAAGATTCGCCGGTTAAAGTTGACTGGTTGACGAATAAGTCTTTGCAAGATATTATTCGCAAATCAGCC from candidate division WOR-3 bacterium encodes:
- the mgtA gene encoding magnesium-translocating P-type ATPase translates to MDKKLQVIDFDYIRTTPDFIFEKLQTSIKGLTDLEAQKRLEIYGYNEPVHKKEKSIVIKILEKFLNPLVIVLLVIAVFSIFFGEKISAVLVILMAMMSVGLSFSQEYRAGKEAEKLSELVQTTATVCRNGKLKEVKITEIVPGDIVNLSAGDIIPADLRIISCKDLFVNQSTLTGESFPVEKIGEPILPANHSISELTNIAFMGSSVVSGSGVGIVIKTGIATQFGELSQKLTTIRIQTSFEKGIHQFTILMIRSMLILIAVIFLINTIFKHNMIEALLFSLAVAVGLTPQMLPMIVAINLSKGAIAMAKKQVIVKRLNSIQNLGAMDVICTDKTGTLTLDRIILEHHCDVARRENEDVLRYAYINSFYQTGLKNLLDQAILRHEKLLVKEYKKVDEIPFDFSRKLMSVVVEVNGQHMLIAKGAPEEIFKRCTKYELEGVILDIGDWILADLKEEYDSLSAQGFRVLAIAYKNIINKQSLYSKADEKELILKGYVAFLDPPRPTAKRTIAALKKMGIEFKVLTGDNELVTKKICSEVGLDVMGLLTGEQVEKITDDELKDLVEKNNIFARLSPIQKERIIRALHANKHIVGYLGDGINDALALKASDIGISVNNAVDIAKESADIILLKKSLMVLRDGIIEGRKTFGNIVKYIKMGSSSNFGNMISMTGASLFLPFLPMRPIQVLLNNFLYDISQVAIPTDKVDSEYLSKPRPWQVDSIKKFMITFGPVSSIFDFITFAVLYFIFKAKVYNQELFHTGWFLESLITQTLVIHIIRTGKIPFIESRPSKFLMFTSIFIVATGLLIPFSPLAKPFGFIKPPSLYFPVLFTIVGVYLLVVQVVKKWFIHKFGYD